In Hippoglossus stenolepis isolate QCI-W04-F060 chromosome 5, HSTE1.2, whole genome shotgun sequence, one genomic interval encodes:
- the ppp6r3 gene encoding serine/threonine-protein phosphatase 6 regulatory subunit 3 isoform X1: protein MFWKFDLHTTSHIDTLLEKEDVTLTEVMDEDDVLQECKAQNHKLVDFLLRPQCMEDLVTYITQEPNTEVEEKVKYKYPNISCELLTSDVSQINDRLGEDEKLLMKLYGFLQNEPPLNPLLASFFSKVLSILIGRKPEQIVDFLRKQEDFVDLMIKHIGTSAIMDLLLRMLTCIEPQQLRQDVLNWLNEEKVIQRLVDMVQPSQDEDRHSNASQSLCEIIRLSRDQMFQVQGCSEPDPLLATLEKQETVEQLLSNIFDKEKNESAIVSVIQILLTLFETRRPAFEGHMDCPPGMSHPSFSVNHSILEAVRPRLKDFHQLLLEPPKKNVMKTTWGVLDPPVGNTRLHVVRLVASLLQSNTHSINTELINLNTLGVILDMYFKYIWNNFLHIQVEICTAMILAMPPAPSDIQPDTEQEHARESILIKHLFQKCQFIQRILDAWGSNEKEQAEGGRRQGYMGHLTRIANSIVHNCDKGPNGPQIQQLISELPVEDREKWEAFISGQLADTNKRNTVDLVNTHHIHSSSDDEVDFKDSGFHQDSSLQQAFSDYQMQQMTSNFIEQFGFNDEEFADQDDVVDIPFDRISDINFSLNTNESANIALFEARCKEKIQQFEDAGSDEEDIWDEKDVTFAPEAQRRPRSSGSTDSEESTDSEEEDGKRDPFEASNPITDDRMEVDTGPVWTANFDDIPMDTGTSTAPASSPSDPAASCPLSSSSSSTTTEVLSGETWSTSPAPTSNSETGWADFSNFTPVSPKDPLRCNSPVAMETSIETMDPLGVNAPIQPEDCDGWLGTSVASPSPTSPKECGKSKAEEETTCCEQRSITETVINGSMKETVSLTVDAKTETAVFKRVLKSYRDEEKSASSEKYSVVECVDLERTGVNTSAAACCPKTGSDKCRSTAALPNGPLEEMAAIEEAKVDQSAVSSEPAVNGPA, encoded by the exons gtaTCCTAACATATCATGTGAGCTGCTTACGTCAGATGTTAGCCAGATAAATGACAGActtggagaagatgaaaaactgCTGATGAAACTTTACGGCTTCCTCCAAAATGAGCCACCTCTCAACCCACTCCTCGCCAGCTTCTTCTCCAAGGTCCTGTCCATTCTTATTGGACGTAAGCCTGAACAG ATCGTCGATTTTCTGCGAAAGCAGGAAGATTTTGTTGACCTGATGATCAAACACATCGGGACATCAGCCATCATGGACCTGCTACTTAGAATGCTCACCTGCATTGAACCACAACAGCTCCGACAGGATGTTCTCAAC TGGCTAAATGAGGAGAAGGTGATCCAGAGATTGGTGGACATGGTACAGCCTTCTCAAGATGAGGAT AGACACTCCAATGCCTCCCAGTCACTGTGTGAGATCATCAGACTGAGCAGAGATCAGATGTTCCAGGTTCAGGGTTGCTCAGAGCCTGACCCACTTCTGGCCACACTTGAAAA ACAGGAGACGGTGGAGCAACTGTTGTCTAATATCTTTGACAAGGAGAAGAATGAATCTGCAATCGTCAGTGTTATCCAGATCCTCCTCACACTGTTTGAAACCAGGAGACCAGC GTTTGAGGGTCATATGGATTGCCCCCCAGGGATGTCCCATCCGTCATTTTCAGTCAACCACAGCATCCTGGAGGCTGTGAGACCCCGTCTCAAAGACTTTCACCAGCTGCTACTGGAACCCCCAAAG AAGAATGTGATGAAAACAACGTGGGGGGTGCTGGACCCTCCAGTGGGCAACACCAGACTCCATGTTGTCAGACTGGTGGCCAGTCTGTTGCAGAGCAACACGCACAGCATCAACACAGAACTCATTAACCTCAACACACTGGGAGTCATACTA GACATGTATTTCAAATACATCTGGAACAACTTCCTCCACATTCAGGTTGAAATCTGTACAGCCATGATTCTTGCTATGCCCCCCGCCCCCAGTGACATCCAGCCAGATACAGAGCAGGAACATGCGAGGGAGAGCATCCTCATCAAACAT CTGTTTCAAAAGTGCCAGTTTATTCAGAGAATCCTAGACGCCTGGGGCTCCAATGAGAAAGAACA GGCGGAAGGTGGTCGGCGACAAGGCTACATGGGTCACCTTACTAGAATAGCCAACTCTATAGTTCATAACTGTGACAAAGGCCCTAATGGACCGCAGATACAACAGCTCATCTCAG AGCTCCCAgtagaggacagagagaaatgggAGGCCTTTATTTCTGGGCAGCTGGCTGacacaaacaagagaaacaCTGTCGACCTG gtaaacacacaccacatccaTTCTTCCAGTGATGATGAGGTGGACTTTAAAGACAGTGGCTTTCACCAGGACTCCTCTCTACAACAA GCCTTTTCTGATTATCAGATGCAACAAATGACGTCCAATTTTATTGAGCAGTTCGGCTTCAATGATGAAGAGTTTGCTGATCAGGACGATGTTGTGGA tATTCCCTTTGATAGAATATCAGACATCAATTTTTCACTGAATACAAATGAAAGT GCAAACATAGCTTTGTTTGAGGCTCGCTGTAAAGAGAAAATCCAGCAGTTTGAAGATGCCGGTTCAGATGAGGAAGATATCTGGGATGAAAAAGATGTCACCTTTGCACCAGAGGCACAGAGACGCCCCAG GAGCTCAGGCAGCACAGACAGTGAAGAGAGCACAgattcagaggaggaggatggaaagAGAGATCCATTTGAAGCATCCAATCCCATCACTGATGACAGAATGGAAGTTGACACAG ggCCAGTGTGGACAGCCAACTTTGATGACATCCCCATGGACACGGGTACATCCACAGCTCCAGCCTCCAGCCCCAGTGACCCTGCTGCCTCCTgtcctttgtcctcctcctcctcctccaccacgaCTGAAGTCCTTTCTGGGGAAACATGGAGCACCTCTCCTGCTCCCACCTCCAATTCTGAAACTGGCTGGGCAGATTTCTCCAACTTTACCCCTGTTAG CCCAAAAGACCCACTGAGATGCAACTCTCCTGTTGCTATGGAAACCAGCATAGAGACAATGGACCCTCTTGGGGTCAATGCCCCCATTCAGCCTGAAG ACTGTGATGGCTGGTTGGGAACCAGTGTGGCTTCTCCCTCCCCCACCTCACCTAAGGAGTGTGGGAAatctaaagcagaggaggaaaccaCCTGCTGTGAGCAGCGCAGCATCACCGAGACGGTCATCAATGGCTCCATGAAAGAAACAGTCAGCCTCACTGTTGACGCCAAGACTGAGACCGCCGTCTTCAAGAG AGTGTTGAAATCTTATCG TGATGAAGAGAAGAGTGCTTCTTCAGAGAAATACTCAGTAGTGGAGTGTGTGGATTTGGAAAGAACAGGCGTTaacacctctgctgctgcctgctgtcCCAAAACAGG CAGTGACAAGTGTCGGTCCACTGCAGCACTTCCCAATGGTCCTCTAGAGGAAATGGCAGCCATAGAGGAAGCCAA aGTAGACCAGAGTGCCGTGTCTTCAGAGCCAGCTGTGAATGGGCCAGCATGA
- the ppp6r3 gene encoding serine/threonine-protein phosphatase 6 regulatory subunit 3 isoform X2, translating to MFWKFDLHTTSHIDTLLEKEDVTLTEVMDEDDVLQECKAQNHKLVDFLLRPQCMEDLVTYITQEPNTEVEEKVKYKYPNISCELLTSDVSQINDRLGEDEKLLMKLYGFLQNEPPLNPLLASFFSKVLSILIGRKPEQIVDFLRKQEDFVDLMIKHIGTSAIMDLLLRMLTCIEPQQLRQDVLNWLNEEKVIQRLVDMVQPSQDEDRHSNASQSLCEIIRLSRDQMFQVQGCSEPDPLLATLEKQETVEQLLSNIFDKEKNESAIVSVIQILLTLFETRRPAFEGHMDCPPGMSHPSFSVNHSILEAVRPRLKDFHQLLLEPPKKNVMKTTWGVLDPPVGNTRLHVVRLVASLLQSNTHSINTELINLNTLGVILDMYFKYIWNNFLHIQVEICTAMILAMPPAPSDIQPDTEQEHARESILIKHLFQKCQFIQRILDAWGSNEKEQAEGGRRQGYMGHLTRIANSIVHNCDKGPNGPQIQQLISELPVEDREKWEAFISGQLADTNKRNTVDLVNTHHIHSSSDDEVDFKDSGFHQDSSLQQAFSDYQMQQMTSNFIEQFGFNDEEFADQDDVVDIPFDRISDINFSLNTNESANIALFEARCKEKIQQFEDAGSDEEDIWDEKDVTFAPEAQRRPRSSGSTDSEESTDSEEEDGKRDPFEASNPITDDRMEVDTGPVWTANFDDIPMDTGTSTAPASSPSDPAASCPLSSSSSSTTTEVLSGETWSTSPAPTSNSETGWADFSNFTPVSPKDPLRCNSPVAMETSIETMDPLGVNAPIQPEDCDGWLGTSVASPSPTSPKECGKSKAEEETTCCEQRSITETVINGSMKETVSLTVDAKTETAVFKRVLKSYRDEEKSASSEKYSVVECVDLERTGVNTSAAACCPKTGDKCRSTAALPNGPLEEMAAIEEAKVDQSAVSSEPAVNGPA from the exons gtaTCCTAACATATCATGTGAGCTGCTTACGTCAGATGTTAGCCAGATAAATGACAGActtggagaagatgaaaaactgCTGATGAAACTTTACGGCTTCCTCCAAAATGAGCCACCTCTCAACCCACTCCTCGCCAGCTTCTTCTCCAAGGTCCTGTCCATTCTTATTGGACGTAAGCCTGAACAG ATCGTCGATTTTCTGCGAAAGCAGGAAGATTTTGTTGACCTGATGATCAAACACATCGGGACATCAGCCATCATGGACCTGCTACTTAGAATGCTCACCTGCATTGAACCACAACAGCTCCGACAGGATGTTCTCAAC TGGCTAAATGAGGAGAAGGTGATCCAGAGATTGGTGGACATGGTACAGCCTTCTCAAGATGAGGAT AGACACTCCAATGCCTCCCAGTCACTGTGTGAGATCATCAGACTGAGCAGAGATCAGATGTTCCAGGTTCAGGGTTGCTCAGAGCCTGACCCACTTCTGGCCACACTTGAAAA ACAGGAGACGGTGGAGCAACTGTTGTCTAATATCTTTGACAAGGAGAAGAATGAATCTGCAATCGTCAGTGTTATCCAGATCCTCCTCACACTGTTTGAAACCAGGAGACCAGC GTTTGAGGGTCATATGGATTGCCCCCCAGGGATGTCCCATCCGTCATTTTCAGTCAACCACAGCATCCTGGAGGCTGTGAGACCCCGTCTCAAAGACTTTCACCAGCTGCTACTGGAACCCCCAAAG AAGAATGTGATGAAAACAACGTGGGGGGTGCTGGACCCTCCAGTGGGCAACACCAGACTCCATGTTGTCAGACTGGTGGCCAGTCTGTTGCAGAGCAACACGCACAGCATCAACACAGAACTCATTAACCTCAACACACTGGGAGTCATACTA GACATGTATTTCAAATACATCTGGAACAACTTCCTCCACATTCAGGTTGAAATCTGTACAGCCATGATTCTTGCTATGCCCCCCGCCCCCAGTGACATCCAGCCAGATACAGAGCAGGAACATGCGAGGGAGAGCATCCTCATCAAACAT CTGTTTCAAAAGTGCCAGTTTATTCAGAGAATCCTAGACGCCTGGGGCTCCAATGAGAAAGAACA GGCGGAAGGTGGTCGGCGACAAGGCTACATGGGTCACCTTACTAGAATAGCCAACTCTATAGTTCATAACTGTGACAAAGGCCCTAATGGACCGCAGATACAACAGCTCATCTCAG AGCTCCCAgtagaggacagagagaaatgggAGGCCTTTATTTCTGGGCAGCTGGCTGacacaaacaagagaaacaCTGTCGACCTG gtaaacacacaccacatccaTTCTTCCAGTGATGATGAGGTGGACTTTAAAGACAGTGGCTTTCACCAGGACTCCTCTCTACAACAA GCCTTTTCTGATTATCAGATGCAACAAATGACGTCCAATTTTATTGAGCAGTTCGGCTTCAATGATGAAGAGTTTGCTGATCAGGACGATGTTGTGGA tATTCCCTTTGATAGAATATCAGACATCAATTTTTCACTGAATACAAATGAAAGT GCAAACATAGCTTTGTTTGAGGCTCGCTGTAAAGAGAAAATCCAGCAGTTTGAAGATGCCGGTTCAGATGAGGAAGATATCTGGGATGAAAAAGATGTCACCTTTGCACCAGAGGCACAGAGACGCCCCAG GAGCTCAGGCAGCACAGACAGTGAAGAGAGCACAgattcagaggaggaggatggaaagAGAGATCCATTTGAAGCATCCAATCCCATCACTGATGACAGAATGGAAGTTGACACAG ggCCAGTGTGGACAGCCAACTTTGATGACATCCCCATGGACACGGGTACATCCACAGCTCCAGCCTCCAGCCCCAGTGACCCTGCTGCCTCCTgtcctttgtcctcctcctcctcctccaccacgaCTGAAGTCCTTTCTGGGGAAACATGGAGCACCTCTCCTGCTCCCACCTCCAATTCTGAAACTGGCTGGGCAGATTTCTCCAACTTTACCCCTGTTAG CCCAAAAGACCCACTGAGATGCAACTCTCCTGTTGCTATGGAAACCAGCATAGAGACAATGGACCCTCTTGGGGTCAATGCCCCCATTCAGCCTGAAG ACTGTGATGGCTGGTTGGGAACCAGTGTGGCTTCTCCCTCCCCCACCTCACCTAAGGAGTGTGGGAAatctaaagcagaggaggaaaccaCCTGCTGTGAGCAGCGCAGCATCACCGAGACGGTCATCAATGGCTCCATGAAAGAAACAGTCAGCCTCACTGTTGACGCCAAGACTGAGACCGCCGTCTTCAAGAG AGTGTTGAAATCTTATCG TGATGAAGAGAAGAGTGCTTCTTCAGAGAAATACTCAGTAGTGGAGTGTGTGGATTTGGAAAGAACAGGCGTTaacacctctgctgctgcctgctgtcCCAAAACAGG TGACAAGTGTCGGTCCACTGCAGCACTTCCCAATGGTCCTCTAGAGGAAATGGCAGCCATAGAGGAAGCCAA aGTAGACCAGAGTGCCGTGTCTTCAGAGCCAGCTGTGAATGGGCCAGCATGA
- the ppp6r3 gene encoding serine/threonine-protein phosphatase 6 regulatory subunit 3 isoform X3 has protein sequence MFWKFDLHTTSHIDTLLEKEDVTLTEVMDEDDVLQECKAQNHKLVDFLLRPQCMEDLVTYITQEPNTEVEEKVKYKYPNISCELLTSDVSQINDRLGEDEKLLMKLYGFLQNEPPLNPLLASFFSKVLSILIGRKPEQIVDFLRKQEDFVDLMIKHIGTSAIMDLLLRMLTCIEPQQLRQDVLNWLNEEKVIQRLVDMVQPSQDEDRHSNASQSLCEIIRLSRDQMFQVQGCSEPDPLLATLEKQETVEQLLSNIFDKEKNESAIVSVIQILLTLFETRRPAFEGHMDCPPGMSHPSFSVNHSILEAVRPRLKDFHQLLLEPPKKNVMKTTWGVLDPPVGNTRLHVVRLVASLLQSNTHSINTELINLNTLGVILDMYFKYIWNNFLHIQVEICTAMILAMPPAPSDIQPDTEQEHARESILIKHLFQKCQFIQRILDAWGSNEKEQAEGGRRQGYMGHLTRIANSIVHNCDKGPNGPQIQQLISELPVEDREKWEAFISGQLADTNKRNTVDLVNTHHIHSSSDDEVDFKDSGFHQDSSLQQAFSDYQMQQMTSNFIEQFGFNDEEFADQDDVVDIPFDRISDINFSLNTNESANIALFEARCKEKIQQFEDAGSDEEDIWDEKDVTFAPEAQRRPRSSGSTDSEESTDSEEEDGKRDPFEASNPITDDRMEVDTGPVWTANFDDIPMDTGTSTAPASSPSDPAASCPLSSSSSSTTTEVLSGETWSTSPAPTSNSETGWADFSNFTPVSPKDPLRCNSPVAMETSIETMDPLGVNAPIQPEDCDGWLGTSVASPSPTSPKECGKSKAEEETTCCEQRSITETVINGSMKETVSLTVDAKTETAVFKSDEEKSASSEKYSVVECVDLERTGVNTSAAACCPKTGSDKCRSTAALPNGPLEEMAAIEEAKVDQSAVSSEPAVNGPA, from the exons gtaTCCTAACATATCATGTGAGCTGCTTACGTCAGATGTTAGCCAGATAAATGACAGActtggagaagatgaaaaactgCTGATGAAACTTTACGGCTTCCTCCAAAATGAGCCACCTCTCAACCCACTCCTCGCCAGCTTCTTCTCCAAGGTCCTGTCCATTCTTATTGGACGTAAGCCTGAACAG ATCGTCGATTTTCTGCGAAAGCAGGAAGATTTTGTTGACCTGATGATCAAACACATCGGGACATCAGCCATCATGGACCTGCTACTTAGAATGCTCACCTGCATTGAACCACAACAGCTCCGACAGGATGTTCTCAAC TGGCTAAATGAGGAGAAGGTGATCCAGAGATTGGTGGACATGGTACAGCCTTCTCAAGATGAGGAT AGACACTCCAATGCCTCCCAGTCACTGTGTGAGATCATCAGACTGAGCAGAGATCAGATGTTCCAGGTTCAGGGTTGCTCAGAGCCTGACCCACTTCTGGCCACACTTGAAAA ACAGGAGACGGTGGAGCAACTGTTGTCTAATATCTTTGACAAGGAGAAGAATGAATCTGCAATCGTCAGTGTTATCCAGATCCTCCTCACACTGTTTGAAACCAGGAGACCAGC GTTTGAGGGTCATATGGATTGCCCCCCAGGGATGTCCCATCCGTCATTTTCAGTCAACCACAGCATCCTGGAGGCTGTGAGACCCCGTCTCAAAGACTTTCACCAGCTGCTACTGGAACCCCCAAAG AAGAATGTGATGAAAACAACGTGGGGGGTGCTGGACCCTCCAGTGGGCAACACCAGACTCCATGTTGTCAGACTGGTGGCCAGTCTGTTGCAGAGCAACACGCACAGCATCAACACAGAACTCATTAACCTCAACACACTGGGAGTCATACTA GACATGTATTTCAAATACATCTGGAACAACTTCCTCCACATTCAGGTTGAAATCTGTACAGCCATGATTCTTGCTATGCCCCCCGCCCCCAGTGACATCCAGCCAGATACAGAGCAGGAACATGCGAGGGAGAGCATCCTCATCAAACAT CTGTTTCAAAAGTGCCAGTTTATTCAGAGAATCCTAGACGCCTGGGGCTCCAATGAGAAAGAACA GGCGGAAGGTGGTCGGCGACAAGGCTACATGGGTCACCTTACTAGAATAGCCAACTCTATAGTTCATAACTGTGACAAAGGCCCTAATGGACCGCAGATACAACAGCTCATCTCAG AGCTCCCAgtagaggacagagagaaatgggAGGCCTTTATTTCTGGGCAGCTGGCTGacacaaacaagagaaacaCTGTCGACCTG gtaaacacacaccacatccaTTCTTCCAGTGATGATGAGGTGGACTTTAAAGACAGTGGCTTTCACCAGGACTCCTCTCTACAACAA GCCTTTTCTGATTATCAGATGCAACAAATGACGTCCAATTTTATTGAGCAGTTCGGCTTCAATGATGAAGAGTTTGCTGATCAGGACGATGTTGTGGA tATTCCCTTTGATAGAATATCAGACATCAATTTTTCACTGAATACAAATGAAAGT GCAAACATAGCTTTGTTTGAGGCTCGCTGTAAAGAGAAAATCCAGCAGTTTGAAGATGCCGGTTCAGATGAGGAAGATATCTGGGATGAAAAAGATGTCACCTTTGCACCAGAGGCACAGAGACGCCCCAG GAGCTCAGGCAGCACAGACAGTGAAGAGAGCACAgattcagaggaggaggatggaaagAGAGATCCATTTGAAGCATCCAATCCCATCACTGATGACAGAATGGAAGTTGACACAG ggCCAGTGTGGACAGCCAACTTTGATGACATCCCCATGGACACGGGTACATCCACAGCTCCAGCCTCCAGCCCCAGTGACCCTGCTGCCTCCTgtcctttgtcctcctcctcctcctccaccacgaCTGAAGTCCTTTCTGGGGAAACATGGAGCACCTCTCCTGCTCCCACCTCCAATTCTGAAACTGGCTGGGCAGATTTCTCCAACTTTACCCCTGTTAG CCCAAAAGACCCACTGAGATGCAACTCTCCTGTTGCTATGGAAACCAGCATAGAGACAATGGACCCTCTTGGGGTCAATGCCCCCATTCAGCCTGAAG ACTGTGATGGCTGGTTGGGAACCAGTGTGGCTTCTCCCTCCCCCACCTCACCTAAGGAGTGTGGGAAatctaaagcagaggaggaaaccaCCTGCTGTGAGCAGCGCAGCATCACCGAGACGGTCATCAATGGCTCCATGAAAGAAACAGTCAGCCTCACTGTTGACGCCAAGACTGAGACCGCCGTCTTCAAGAG TGATGAAGAGAAGAGTGCTTCTTCAGAGAAATACTCAGTAGTGGAGTGTGTGGATTTGGAAAGAACAGGCGTTaacacctctgctgctgcctgctgtcCCAAAACAGG CAGTGACAAGTGTCGGTCCACTGCAGCACTTCCCAATGGTCCTCTAGAGGAAATGGCAGCCATAGAGGAAGCCAA aGTAGACCAGAGTGCCGTGTCTTCAGAGCCAGCTGTGAATGGGCCAGCATGA